Sequence from the Panicum virgatum strain AP13 chromosome 5N, P.virgatum_v5, whole genome shotgun sequence genome:
TAACTCGCCCTCCCTCTGGAGGCTCTGAGCTGCTTCTTTGATCTATTTTCTGCTTTTCTAACCCTAGTACTCATAGCAGCCTTTTATAGACAAGGCGCCTAACAAACTTAACCCTTAAGTAATCTAATCTCTAGACTcatcctaaaccctaacctATGGCGGTGCTACAGTACCGCGGGTACTGTTCACGCACAGTACTTGTGGGCCTAGGCCTGTGGCCGGCCCACTTGCCATAACACTTCTCCACCCCTCGAagacagctcgtcctcgagctggaaaACCACGGAAGGGAGAGGTCGTCGGTGGAGACAATGACGGTGCTGGTGGTGGTAGCTGCAGCAGAGAAGCAGAGGGGATGCCACggcgaagatgatgtcgagGTTGCTGTTCAGGCCACCTGTGGCCCATGTTCTCCTTCAGGACGTTCACCAGCATGTGCTCGAGCGCTTCATCGGCGCCAGACAACACCAAGGTGTCCAGGAAGCAGAGGACACCTTCGCGAACGTTGATGGCAAAGTCGATCGGCCTTGCCATAGATGCGGTAGGAAGTTGCCGCCGATGCCGAATCCGAGCCCAAAGCGGAAGGAACTGAGGGTGGCCCTGACGCCGGCGGGCGTGCTAGTGAGCCAGATGCGAGGGAGTAGAAGGCCATGTACAGCAGTGTCCTGCCGTTGACGCTGTTGCGGCCAAGCCCGTCGCTGAGCCAGCCGAAGAAGAACtggccggcgagcgcgccgcAGAGCATGACGCCATTCACAGCGTCGGCGGCATTGAGCGACAGCGTGCCGTGCTCGGGCTTGGCGAGGTCGGTGTAGTAGATGCAGCCGAGCATGGCCAGCACATGCAGCTGCTTGCTCGCCTGCGGGGTCTCAATGTGCCGCGCTTGGTGTAGGGGCAGCCATGGCCGTTGACGGCCGACGGAAGACGGGGCACCTGGTGGGGACAGCGAAGCGTCTGTGGCCCAGGCGTGCTGAATGCCTGGGGAGGATGCAAACGTGGGCGACGAAGGGAGCAGGTGAGGCGCCAGTAACCAACAGCGAGGAAGCGCGCCCGCAGAAGCTGAAGACAGGGCCGCAATCGCCGCGGTAGGCACGGCCGTAGCCGCTAGCGCGGACTGGGTCGCCGGGGCCATGGCAGGCGATGGAGACGCCAAAGCCGAGGCCGCTCGTGGAGCTGGAGAACCTCTGATGGGCGGCAGCAGGTGGATGGACGGCCGTGGACGCTCGAAGGCGCGCGCGGACGCGAGGGCGGCCGCGTATGGGCGGAGGCACACGCGGATAGCGTGCGGGTCACCAACGACGGAGGAGCGCGAACGGCGCGCAGGCGGCCGCGGATGGGACGGGCAGTCGCAAATGGGGGGCCGGCGGGCGGAGATGGATCTACCGCGATGGAGGGCGGAAGCCGCGACAGACGACCCGAGGAGGAGCGCGGACGACACCGCGACGGACGGGGCAACCGGATCCATAACGGCCGGAGATGCTGCCGGCGAAGATCTGCGCCGATGAGGGCAGCCTCGATAGACGGCGACAGGCCGTCGGCGATGGATCCTTGACTGGCAGAGGCTGCTGCTCCCCTCCCACAAGTGGAACGATGACGGCGAGCGGCACAACTGGTGGCGCCAGTGGCTGCGGTGTAGGCGACGCCGGTAACGGTGTCTGTGGTGCAGGGTTCGCTGGCGGAGATGGCGTGGGCGTTGACGGCGCGGGGATCGCTAGCATGGACGCCGGGGAATATGTCGCGGGCAACAGCGGAGGCAGCACCGGTGCAGGCGGGGAAggcgcggtcggcggcggtccaggaggcgatGCCGGTGGAACAGCTGGGGCTGGGACCTGCGCAAACCGGCGGCTGATTTTGCCGGCAAATTGCTCCCACGTTGGCATGCCACGGTTCCTCTCGATCTTGCAGTACCATTGATAAGCCACGCCCGTCAATCGGAGTGTGGCAAACCACATCTTGTCCTCTTCTGTCGTCTTCCATGCATCAAAGCATTGGTTGCAGCAGTGCAGCCACTGCAAGGGATCGGAACTACCATCAAAGTCTGGGATGTGGAACTTGGGAACTCCCATGGTGGTTGTCAAAGTTGACAGCAGATGCGATCTAGGGTGGAATTAGATGAAATTCGTGGAAGAACAGGGGTGAAATCGATCCAATCTGGGCGCAAGGGAAATGATCGATGGATGGGATTGGGTGGGATTTGGTGGTCGCGGGAACGAAGGCTCTTGATACCAAATGATGTGGGCTGATTATCGATACTAGAACAGCAGGATAGATCGGCTAACTCGCCCTCCCTCTGGAGGCTCTGAGCTGCTTCTTTGATCTATTTTCTGCTTTTCTAACCCTAGGATTCATAGCAGCCTTTTATAGACATGGCGCCTAACAAACTTGACTCTTAAGTAATCTAATCTTTAGACTcatcctaaaccctaacctATGGCGGTGCTACAGTACCGCGGGTACTGTTCACGTGCTGTACTTGTGGGCCTAGACCTGTGGCCGGCCCACTTGCCATAACAATATAAACACTAATTATGCTCGTTtatctttttaaaaaataaaatcttACTACATTGGCTGTCACTTACTGATGGAGCTGTGTTGTAGCATCTTTTGGAGTTCAATGCATGCCCTGATCTTAGCCATGAGGATAAAGAAATGCTGATTGAGGATCTGGTATAAATCAGAACTAAGAGAATTTGCACAGTAGTTCTTTTACTCTTCTCTTTTCTTATCTATTCTAAACCCCAGAACTTTGATATGTAGGTAAGGGAAATCACAGCAATATGGCAGACAGATGAATTGAGGCGCCATAAACCTACACCAGTTGATGAAGCAAGGGCTGGTACGAAAATTAGGCATTCTGCTCTGATTTGTCACTCATGCTGTTTATTTatattttgtaattatttttactGACATTGCAGGTCTTCATGTAGTGGAGCAATCTCTTTGGAAAGCGGTACCACACTATCTTTGCCGTGTCAGCAGTTCTCTAAAGAAGGTACATGCAAACTCGACCTGCGAGGGGCTAGCCGCCCCCCGAGCATTCTTATAAGAAGGAGGCCTTCTAACGCAGGCCGAGAAACCCCCCCAACCCCGGCTCTTTTTGACCTTAGGTCTGGTGCCATTTCCTGTAACCGTTACCCGGGTCGGGACCGTTACCCACTGGGCGGGGAAACCGTGACACCAGGCCAGGCCAGGCTGATTACACAGCCCAAGCTATCAGAGCACAGCGAGGGGGTTTTTTCCCATAGGCGGGGAAATTCGCCCCggtgggggttcgaaccccccacCTGTGGAGTGCCGCCGGTTGCTTCGCACCACTCGGGCTAACAACCTTAGGCAAGGTACATGCAATTATTGCCATTATTGGATTTAACATCTATTTGGTTCACCAAAAGAAAATTTAAATCTTTCCTCTTCATACTTTCCACATAGCACACTGGAAGGACACTTCCGCTAACCTCCACACCAATCAAGTTTGGTTCTTGGATGGGTGGTGACCGGGACGGGAATCCTAATGTTACAGCAAAAGTAAGATATCAGTGACTTGATGCATTTTCACTAATCTTGTACTATTGTAATGGTTTGATGGAGTCATCACTTCTCTGAGTTTTGATACAATCAGAAATACTGAAACAATTTGTCATTTCTATGGTACAGGTGACTAGGGATGTTTCGTTGTTGTCCCGGTGGATGGCAATTGACTTATACATCAGGGAATTAGAGAATCTCAGCTTTGAGCTATCCGTCAAGAGATGCAGTGAAAAGGTTGCAAACTTGGCTAATGAAATTTTGCTCAAAGGTCAGTTTCATGGGTTCTCTACTTGATTATCAAATCTAGAGTAGATATAGTTCCGCTAGAAGTTGGCTACTTGTCATCAGCCAATACAAGTATTAGATTGTTAGTTTGTTACTAGTTTATGATGGTAACACATATATGTGGGGTAAAAATGAGCTTGAGCTTTTGCAGCACATTCCATACATGCGGTGTTGTCTCACAGAAAGTTCATTGGATAATTTGTTTCGATATTTTCGAGTGAATTCTACAGAGTCAGCATCCGAGGACCTAAAGGCCAACACCTGGAACCAAACAGTACCTCAAAACAACGCAAAACTACATACCTTGGCGGCTTGGCGCTACCAGCACAACTTCCTTCTGGTGCTGATCTTCCTTCTTGTACAGGTAGATTTCTCTGTTTGGACCAGATAACTTTATGTTTATGTGCATAAAGTGGACAAATTTGACAAATTATTTATAACATTCCATTATATCACCATTCACCATTATTTAACAAACCTCCTGTGTAACAGGCTAGGATTTAACATCATGCATCATTTCTAATACCACCCGGGTTTTCTCCACCACATACATTTTGCATAGCATTTACTATTGCATTTATATATCTCTGCATCAACTTCTAACCTTGAGCAATTGTCCTTTGATGCAGAATGCAGTGATGGTGAATCCCAATTCAGGATCATAAATCTTCCAAGGAACCGAAGTCGTCCAGTAAGAACACGTCAATTTTGTGACTTCTGAAAATGTTCTTTATGTGAAGTTCATTGAGCAATAGTTAGCTATCCATTTTCTTTAAAAACAAAGTTAGCTATCCATCAAACTTTATGCTGATACATATGTTGAAATAGGCATTCACATTAGCACAGGTTGCTGCCTAGTCTCACATAATTTAGTATTTACGTATTAGATATGAAAACCTCACCAGATAGAAAAATATGTTCTGGCAACTGTTTTatcaagttttttttcttctagcaAGGCAGCAAGCACTTGCCGTCCAGATATATTTAACGCAACTCTAAATTTGTTTTCATACAATAAAAGTTTAGTTCATGGCCCATGTTTTCCAGGGAGCTCTTAATGTgccagaaaaatttgaagacagtCCATTGTCATCTCCTACTGGGCGTCAATCACAGCTAGGTAGAAATGCAAGTGGCGGTCAACTGAGGAAGttgttcaaagaatttcatatGGGTCGATCAAGTAGCTTCCGGAAGCTACTTGAGCCAAGCATATCAGACAAACCAGGAATTACTCCTTACAGGGTTGTCCTTGGTAATGTGAAAGAAAAGGTCAGAatcgtttttttttttcatttatagGATGAACCcattaaaaaaatataggatGAATATAAGGACTTTTTATTTATCATTTTATCAGACAGATCTTAtgtttttcttgaaaatttgcTGTACCATAAAAAGTATAAACTAATATTTGGCAAATAGAGTGCTTTATACTCAAATTTGATACAAGGGCGCTCGCTCAGGCTTAATAGATGGGGTGTTTTGTGGTCAGGTCCTACgccgtgttttttttttctgtaataTTTTCTTTTGAGACCACTACAGCCCTCACTCTGGTCCAAGGTGTGGTGCTGAGAATTATAATTGGAccactctttttcctctcttaatacaaagatgtgCAGCTCTCAACCGTGTTCGAAAAAAAATTGATACAAAGGGGGCAATTTAAGACTAAACCAAACCAATGATGCTAGGTATACATATAGGACCAAATTGGTATATTTTACATGTTTTTTGTTGACTGTTCTGATCGTAATTTCTGTGGTCAGCTGGTGAAGACACGTAGGAGACTCGAACATCTTCTTGAGGATTTACCGTGCGATTATGACACTGAAGAATATTGTGAAACATCAGATCAACTTTTGGAGCCCTTGCTCTTGTGCCATCAATCACTGGTTTGTCCTCTTGAATAACTGCGGTCGCAGAATGCCGGATTAGTCATGTGATGCTACTTAAAATTACAGTCACAAGTATCCATGCTGGAAAAATTGCGCAGATATTCTTAACAATGTCTTTCAAAGTCTCTTGTGTCCATGCTAATTTTTTCCTGAATAACCACCAAcagtttttcttacaaaaacTATACACATGACAGCTTTTATTAAATGTATGGAGAGGATGGAAATAAGAAAGACAAGTTTTTATTTCAGTAAAAATAGAAAACGTATCTGCAGTTAAACTGATAAAATAAGACTTGAGTTGTCAGAAACAGCAATGGTAGGCTGGTAGCTAAAGAATCCTTACTCTTAATATAAGAATGCTCTTGTATTGACTAGTGCTCAAACCTGCCACTACTCTGTGAAGCAGGAATCATGTGGATCTAGTGTGCTTGCTGATGGCCGGTTAGCAGATTTGATACGAAGGGTTGCAACCTTTGGTATGGTGCTAATGAAGCTCGATGTGCGCCAGGTACATATAATGAAAACGGGTGCTATTGCTTGCCCAGCTTCTTATTTTCCTTTCCTATTGGCAATTTCATAAAAGCTTAGGCAAAGTTGTTCGTTGCTGCAGGAATCTGGTCGACACACAGAAGCACTTGATGCCGTCACATCTTACTTGGATCTTGGTGTTTATAGTGAGTGGGATGAAGAAAAGAAGTTGGATTTCTTGACTAGAGAGCTGAAAGGGAAGCGTCCTCTTGTTCCTCCAAACATAGAGGTTAGTACGTCCTTGCATAACCTTGTCGAATCCTATAGATGAAATACTTAGATGTTATTACAAAATAAAACTGCTTCAGTTCTTCATTTTATTTGCTGCTTGATGTTTTTTACTAATGATTTGAAGACATTTTAATTGAGTTCCACATTATTGTAATGTTGCAACATCATGTTAGAATATCATTCTGAAGATGAGAGACTATAAAACTGATCGAAGCTATCAGCTCCCGTTGGAAATAAGCTACCCCCATATTGGGTAGGTTCCTTGTGAAGTTACTCCTGCGGAGATTGATTTAACGGTGACCCAGTGCCGAAATGGCTAATCTGTTACTGCTCTGCTAAACTGACAACGGAGAGGCAGTGTTCTGTGTGAAGTGTTTGGTGACATTATACCACCAGAACTAACATCCCTGGATACAACAATAATGGATTTAAATATAAATATCCATTGTTTTCAATTTTGGTATCACAAGTTTATGTCTATCTAAACTGCATGCTCgttaaagaagaagaagagggagaaagtCTATAGTAATTCACCTACATTTGCATCTATTTTCTTTTGTACAGGTTGCTGCTGATGTGAAAGAAGTTCTGGACACCTTCAAAGTTGCTGCAGAATTAGGGAGCGACTCACTTGGAGCATATGTGATCTCCATGGCCTCAAATGTATGAAGAGACACCATCTCTACAATGCAAGAATAGAAAAATAAAGTCTGAAAAGTGTGCAGTCAATGTTTTCTACTTCGCTGATCATTCCTGCACTCATCTAGTGGAGTAAAATTCCAGTACATTGCGATCATGCCATGCTTATTTAACGTGCCTTAGACCAGGACCCATCATACGTGTCCAGCAGTTTGCACTGCTTAGAATGATCGGCGTTCAATCATGGTTTAACTTAGCATTCATTTACACTTTCCCTTGCAGGCAAGTGATTGTCCTCGCTGTTGAGCTGTTGCAGAAGGATGCAAGGCTTACAGTTAGCGGGGACCTAGGAAGGCCATGCCCTGGTGGAACGTAAGCATGATGATCTTGATTGATTTCCATGCGAATTTGTGCATTCTAGAGATTTAATGTTGACTTGCCAAGGCCATCATCTTATATACAGCGATCTTTTGTTGATTACTCTGCGATTGTTCCTTGGTGAACAGGTTAAGTGTTGCTCCCTTGTTCGAGACCGTGAAAGATTTGCGAGAAGCCGGCTCAGCCATCAGGAAGCTGCTATCCATCGACTGGTACAGGGAGCATATCATCAAGAACCACAACGGCCACCAGGAGGTAGGTTACACAAGAAATGGAATGCTAGCAAGTGGAACATTCCGATTTTTTGTCGAGTAAATTGCATATGTAGTACAACAACTATGCAAGTGCGTGCAAATTAGTCCAAGAACTAGTAAACTGATCAATCCAATACAAGAACTTGACACTTTGGTGCGCATACGGTCCAAATCCCGCCACGTCACGTATTTGTCCACAGTGGACGATGAGGTGGCAGGGTGGGATCAGCTCGGCTTGGGTGGGATCAGCTCGGCTTGACTTGGCTCAACTCATCGGAAACACGGGCTCTGAACGAGTGAACTTCTTGACCATTTGAGTGATAAATTATATATGACACTTGTGCAACTCTTGAATTGAAACGCAACGTTCCAAACTATTTGTGTTCATAAATATAAAATGTGTGCAATACAGAATGCACTAAATTTAACAACCAAGATAATGTATTTTATATCTGATGAATGAACTAAAAAAGCTACTCTTGAATCATGTGCTCCTACCACGTCCTCCTCCCCTGGCTCCTTTTCTGCCAGTACGTACTCCTGACCTTCCTCTTACCCTTGCAGTACCACTGCATTCTGCAGGATGTTCATCATCTGTTGTAGTCtttgcctttctttttcttgaccTTGTACTTGTAGCTCGGCCTCTACCTATATTCATTGCTGTAGTAAGCCTTTGTGGAGGTAGGTTATCCCTTTCCAAAGCTACAAACATATTTTCATCCGGCAACGGACCCCGTGGCTGCATTGCTGACCGTGCTATGTTTTCCTACATAGTATTGACAAAGTTTAATATACCTTGGAATTAACTAATGTCAAATAATGTTGTAAAAATAACTAGATTGCTATACCTGACGTAGAAGATTAAACACCACAGTGTCGGCATTTTCACTCGGATCTAGTTCATTGTTCAGTCTAGCTGGCATAATCTTCTGAAAAAATAAAGACATCGATATTATGATTGGCATAGAAAATGAAAATCTTCTGTCAAATGTAAACAAATTAAACAGCATGCACCTCTAGTATGCTTGGGTCATCATATTCTTCCAATTCTTCTTCTGGATTAGGCATATTTCTCTTATCTGGATATTTGTGGCATGTTCTCTTATTGTGTGTGGATGATCCACAAGCACTGCAATGCATTGTCACTCCGTGCTTGCTAAGTTTGGTGCCACCTTCTAATTCAATTGGATTTTTCTTTCTATTCTTTGCAGGCCTCCCTACCTTCTTTTCATAGATAGGTGGCTGCACATCGACCCCATTCATTTTTTTCCCATTGTATTTTGTCTCTCACAGGCCATATGTTATAGCCATATGCCTCCATGTATGTTGCAATTGAATAGCACTCATGCACCATTGTTTCTGGCTTGATATCGTCATGCCTGAAACATGCAATGGCATGGCAGCAAGGTATACCTGTTAGCTGCCATCTCCTACAGTCACAGGACCTCACATTTATGTCCACAATGTTAGTCCCATATTTGTCATTGACTGAAAAAATCCCTCCTCCTGCAGGATATACCATACAAGATGCTGCTATCTCTATATGTCTATCAAGCTTCTTCTTCACCTTGGGACATATAGTGCCAGTCCACTTACCTGTAGCTTCCTGTTGCTTTGTATAAATTCTATTTGTGATTTGACACCTGATTTTCTCAAACATTGAGAGTATAGGCATCTCCCTAGCATCTAGTATATACCTAAGGGAATACAAAAAATGATGTTAGAAGAAGCTATGAAGTAACAATGTGCAATAATTAATGACTTGGGGTATGAGGTAACTTACTTGTTAAAGATCTCACAATTATTGTTTAGTAGCAAATCACATTTAGGGAAATCACTCCTTGATGAGCATGCTCTTGCTCCTACTGTCAGTAGCTGCCTTAAGCTTCCATGGACAATCACCTTGGCAATACACCTCTAGCCTACCTTTCTCATTTCTGTCCTTCCGGAGATGTCTCCTTTCCCTAACGCTATATGCATTGATTGCTTTCCTTAACTCCTCAACATTTGCAAATACCATTCCCAACTTAAACACTGGTGCTACCATGTCAACATCTGCCCTGAAAGTTTTGAAATTAAACTTCACTGGACTTGCATCAGCATCTTTCCTGAGCAAACTGATATCTGAACCCCCCACGCCATCTTCGCCATTGTCTTCCTCTAACTCATTGTCACTGCAAACATCATTCCCTTTAGTTTTAGCCTCTTCATCTGTTAAAATATCATCCACATTTTGACCAAATAAGTCATCATCATCGATGTTGAGCTCGTAGTCACTGTCAATAAAAGTCAGAATCCCCTTCTGAATCTTCATTTGCACCTAAGTCCTGCTCACCTTCTTCTGTCTCAATACCTTCCTGAAAACCCATTCTTGTCACCTCAAGACGACT
This genomic interval carries:
- the LOC120674551 gene encoding phosphoenolpyruvate carboxylase 4-like, yielding MGRSSSFRKLLEPSISDKPGITPYRVVLGNVKEKLVKTRRRLEHLLEDLPCDYDTEEYCETSDQLLEPLLLCHQSLESCGSSVLADGRLADLIRRVATFGMVLMKLDVRQESGRHTEALDAVTSYLDLGVYSEWDEEKKLDFLTRELKGKRPLVPPNIEVAADVKEVLDTFKVAAELGSDSLGAYVISMASNV
- the LOC120676387 gene encoding uncharacterized protein LOC120676387, coding for MAFFTMEHNNSNKKVGRPAKNRKKNPIELEGGTKLSKHGVTMHCSACGSSTHNKRTCHKYPDKRNMPNPEEELEEYDDPSILEKIMPARLNNELDPSENADTVVFNLLRQENIARSAMQPRGPLPDENMFVALERDNLPPQRLTTAMNIGRGRATSTRSRKRKAKTTTDDEHPAECSGTARVRGRSGVRTGRKGARGGGRGRST